The DNA window TAAGTAACCATTTTAGAATTCTTTGGGAAAATGATGTATGACAGATTGCAAAACATACTCCTAGAAGTTATTTAAAAGAAGTAACCATTTAAATGATAATTATGAGGAATTTACACAGCTGGCTAGCTAGATATGACTTGATGTTAAAGACCATATATGGACAAGATTCACAAGCAAAAACACATCATATTTTCTTCTCATATTCATTGGATTAAAACCCTAACCATACTGATTTGAGTAAAAGTTCTAATTGGTCTTCtaaatttattctttctacaacattagtaattatttaaatgaTTACTTTTCAACTAGCTAGAGTGTGTAAATGGGAGGCCATCACCAACATGGATGCAATGAAAGAAAGAGCTGTTGCTCACTGTAGAATTTGTGATAAGATTCACACTCCATCTTTTGGGTagaaaagattcaaaatattcCAAGCTAAACAGTACCATATGTGATGGACATGTTTCACTTAGTTATAAAGTTTACATTCAATTTCATGAAGACATTTTGTGTCTGAACTCATCTCTTCCTCATTTACTACATGTCCTTGATAATGATATTACTCATGAAACATAATTATGATGTCATTTTGTACACAGTTTTATGTTTATGAAGGTTCGTTGCACATCATATGTGTGTGCAACGAATCGCCTCAAGACCATCTTACAAACAACGGTTCATCGCAATATAAATAAGTGTCGACACGCGTCTGTTCTTATCACAAGTCCATCAGTCGCCTTCTTATTATTGTAATGTACTGAATTCATTTGTATGATTAATTAACTAAGCTTAAAAGACAAGGAAAGTAAGGTAAATTGCTTTCTTTAGTTGAGTAGTTACATAAATCCGGTGCAGTATAAAAAAGGAGATTCATCATTCAAGCCAAAACCTGTATATATGCAATTAGAAAATAAAGCATTGGTCCTCCACAAGAATTAGGTATAAACTTGGTTTATGAAGATAAACTCATGGCTAAAGAATCTTCTAGTTCACATATAATATACAACCTTTTTTTATATTCAATTCCACAAACAATCACATTCCTATTTATTTCTTATACAAGTAAACTAGTGTAGAACACactagagcattagcaatggggcgccctaagggatgccctaaagcccgccctatacACCGCCACGTcaacattttatcctcctacccttccacctgcagtggggcgccctataagcagccctaagcattttctttatttgaatatttaaataactacaaaaattggaaaaaaaccatcatttcatttaaaattaatacattacaatatgaattaaaaaaaatacgcattcTCAACGACGGCAGTTACGGGCCAAAACTTCTTCAatgaaaacgcgttgcatcgtccgcgccatcgtcctcgtcgcccacaatgggcggacgatgccctatcgtccgcatATCGTCCGTAGACGATCTGTAGGGCGctgacgatgcatcgggcatcgtccgcgcaccgacagtgggcggacgatggcgtgcccgaggcatcgggcggcctatcgtccgccccattgcggatgctctcaaGCACACCCTCCTAGATGATACTATTATACTATCATGGATATTCGCGATTTAAAGTTTCATTTAACTTTTTTCCATTATAAGAAAGTGGACCCACCATTCAACAAaatcattacactcacattttattataaaatcaatatataaaagtaaggtTCATggtccactaactcatttccctATTTGTCTTCACAAAGccaaacaatttttaaaatccGTGCTGTGTCAAAATGGGACCATAAATAGCGGACGgaggagggagtagtaattttgaATTAATCGGGCAGTAAAAATTCAGTTAATAAAACCTCAAAATAGAAGTACTCCCtctagtagagtcattttgtcattttggtacgttccataatagtgaactcatttcactttttagtaaaaatcaatatatttcttctcacttacttactctctcctactttattctttcatcatctctctaccttttgtatttcttactttattcttcttttacttaactcatttaacataatttttcttaaatcacgtgACGAAAAGAAAGGCCTCCGctactatggaacagagagAATAGTATTTTTTCTCCGcctttatttaaattgacaaGCATGTGACTCTACAGAACTATATATTCAAAATGGTTATTTATTTGtacacacataaaataaaaaggcataGATTTTAATTTCCAGAGAGAGAAACAAACCCTAGAGAGATGAAATGAGGCCTCCTTAAATATCTCTTCCTCCATGAGGGTTATAACTAGTATTCCATGGAGAATGATAGTTATAAGGAAATGTGTAAGTATTAGGAGTTTGAAAAactccacctcctcctccaccgccggCGGCGAAGCGGATGAGGTCAGCGTTGGCGGCATCAAGCTCCTTCTGGAGGCGGTCGACCTGCTTCTGGAGGAAGGAGATGGCGCCGACACAGCCGTGGACGGGATCGCGCACGCGCGCCTCGGCCTCATAGGCGAGCGAGCTCACCGCGTCGCCGCGCTGGTGGGGGAGGAGGTCATGGAGAAGCTTCGAGACGTTGCTTGCGCCGAAGATCTTGTGCACGTTGGCGAACTTGTGAGGCTCCTCCGGCGGGAAGTAGGGCGCGAAGACGCACCCCGGCGAGCACTTCCGCCGCAGGAATTTGCAGGCGGCGCACGGCGGGTTGTACGAGCTGGTTGAAGATGCCATTGATGATGAATTAATTCACCTACACACAcgtaaaaaaaaacacaattttcCAGCTTTATGCCTCCATTTGTTTGATCATTTACAGGACTACAATTACCACAAATATATTGAAATGTTTGTGATATGTTGTTCACATTTAACTCGGCACgatttttttaagaaatatgaagaaaaaaagttgaaaaagttaatggaacgtgagttctacttttataaATTAGTTTCATAATAGAATTTGAGTATAATCAGTTAGCAGAAAGTATAGTCCACAtgctaaaaatggaaaaaacaaAGTAGACAATATTTTGTGGACGAACCTAAATGGCAAATGTGGACAGCGTGTAGTGGATGAAGGGAgtgtcaaataaaaaactaatactccctctgtctaaTAAACGGGAAATGTTTGCTTTTTTGCATATAATTTTATGTAgcgttgttttgtgagttaatgaatagatagtaaagtaagagagagtaaatagTAGAGATAacgttgtttccattttagaaaacgttacaatttttaataggacaacctaaaaaggaaaacgtttcactTTTAATGGGATTGAAAGAGTATCAAATAAAAAACTGTGTATAATCTATTTTTCACTTTGATTAATCCATATTGATTTCTTCCTTTCTTGAATAGGCTCTAATTGTAGCCTTGATTATTTCCTTTAATCAAACACTTTCTCGCTATTCCAGCATGATCCATTCCTTTTCAATTTTGGGGATAATGATTAATTGCTGTTACACTAGTTATTTTCTTCTTGAATTGGGCTTTAACATCTATATAAGTAATCATCTACGCTTAAATCTGATTATCAGTAGCTGCAAAACAGTCCGAATTTAACACATGAGTTCAAACTTCAAACTGTGTTAAAAATTCCatctttgaaatttgaaataattaatttcgAAATATTTGAGCTAAAAGCTCAGAGATCTAGTCACAATTAACTGTAACAAATCGAACTTGTTTTCAAACGCTAATCACAGCAAAAATCAAGACCAAAACCCTAGATCAAGAAACTGTCAATCGGTGAAAGAGAAAAGTATGTTTTCAAGCTACTATATACATGATCTAACTAccaaaacaaaatgtaaaagagaggaataaattaaatgaaaaaaatagacaGTGAAAAGCAGCAGAAAGGCCTTGATGAATTTTTACCTGTCTTTAGTTTTTCCCTTTGATCCgaagaagaaaaaaagcaaACTACCTTTTTCCTTGTGTGGGAGATGTTTCAAGAAAAACTTTTGTTTGCTTCTTCAGAGTCTCAAAAagatagggagagagagagtgatacAACAGCAACAGAAACTTCAGAGAGCTAAGATTTTCTTGCATTAACCCTCATGAATGAGAGgggaaaaccctaatttgaatGAGAGAGTGTTTTCTCAGCTGAGATTCAGTTGGGAAAAAAGAAAGGGGTAATATAGAAATGGAAGGGAAAGGGCAAAGGGCATTTATTGGGATGGAGAAGGGAATGTAAGGAGAAAAAGACAGCGACAAAAATAAATGAGAGGTACACTAAAAAGATGAGTGTGACACTGCATCTAACAATTTTGTTATAGCTGTGGGGGATGTCTCTCTCTCCCTACCTCTTCTAAATGCACCAAAAATTTCTCCCAATTTTTTATATTCTTATTACAATGAGTATACTTTAGTACATGCATACAACTCTAATTTGTCTATATTTTTAGGGCTGCCCTTTTATCTATTTTCACTTGGTCACACTCATCTTTTTAGTGTACAAGGGCAACCCTTAAATCCTTATAGTTTATAGTATACAAAATAATCTAAAATTTATGTTGTtatcatattttgtttatttattttacctACCAAACTAACTGTTCTATTTATCCAAACATCAAGTTGTTAAATATTGCACTTTCAATAATTAAGTTAGATAACCGTCTGCGAGTATAAGGTCTTTTCAAGACATGATGGTTGGTACTTTTCTCagtaatagtactccctctgtctacTAAAAATGCCcaatttatatattggttttacaataaaatgttgAGTTAATGTAATATGGGGTCCACTTACCAAAAGAAGTAAAAGCCAAATGGAATATTTATTGGCGGAcggatgaaaaagaaaaaatgagatatttaatggcgGACCGAGGAAATACTATATATTTCGACAACCTTCCAAGCCACTAATTCACGCCGTTTCATAAGTTATTCAAATTATGTTGTGAAAGCAAGTGTATGGTTTATTTTGACATTGCGGTATTCATGAACAGTGAACCATATGATGTAGTTCCAGCAGTATATGTCAGGCATGCTAAAAATTAAATAGGCTGAAAACATGTTGTGATGCAGTTCCAGCAGTAAACGTCCGCGACGGTCGGTCCCTGATTATAAATATAACATGTTGCATAATGGAAGATCCACATCCACTGATCCCTCTCCATCTCAATCCTAGGTTATAAGTAGGAGAATCTTAGGCTGCTGCTAAACACACATTCATGCATTGTGATTTGCAGTTTGTTGATCATAATCCGTATTAATTTATCTGATTTTGTTTTGGTCAAAAAAGGTGGGCTGATGAAGGAATGAATATATTCTGCGGTAGTGGCGATGCTTGCGACATCTCTTCCACTACAAGGTGAAGAGACATTTGAAGGATTATTAATAGATACTCCCTCtattccatagtaatagagtcaaaTTGTCATTTTGATACATTtagagtcattttatttttaataaaagttaatacatttttccacacctcctttactctctcttacttttttctctcttcatctctctacctttttcatttttcatttattcttcatttacttaactaatctaacacaattttttttaatcttcgtgctgaaaagaaacgcctccaaTACTATAGAGCAGAGGGAGTAAtagataatagtagtatttatttaacaATTTTTTGTATGTTCTggttaagtactccctccgtcccgcactactcgcacttatttcctttttgggcgtcccaagttacttgcactctttccatttttagtaaaaattttcacctacaaccgtaattttttactttcctatacactcattccttaatctccgtgccgaaaaggaaaggggcgagtagcccgggacggagggagtataagttatTTACATAGATTAGTGAATGgagatgtaatcaaatgcaacttttaaatattgtacaaactttaaactataatctggatcgttagaaaatgtctataaatgacaaaataacggcaacagaaaatatcaacacagtgtcaacggttgacaccatgttgaaattgtattgacattgtgttgacatcaaaatcttgaaattttacactatattgacattgcattgacactgtgttgaaaagtttggagtGTATACAATATAGCCCCTCCGTCCCAtcacaagtgatcaactttccatttttagttgtcccaccacaagtgatcaatttcctttattagctaaaaataaaacttcaatcatctcttactttattccctcactcttactttattctctctttcttactttattttctctttatctctcttactttttcatttCTCAAACTTTACACTTTCTACTTTAActcaatatatatcattttcttaatatccgtgtccaaaagaaatctatcacttataatgggacggagggagtatatagtttgcattttatcCCTAAATATACGTTagaattgaattatttttatcaCTACTCCAACTCTATATAAACATCATActgcattaaaaaaaacacttcCTCCATTCCACCATAATTGagacattttttcatttttaaaagttCATTCGTAGTTGAGTTATTTCCCTATATGGTAGTAATAACTAATTCACTTttcatttcttactttttcctcaTACTTACTTTCCTCTCTCCATTcgacaaaataaacatttttttgttaaattgtgGGTTGAAAAGTAATGTCTTAGGtgaaacggagagagtataagaCAATAAAAATATACCCTTGCACTTAAAACTCAGGTCAATTTAGCATTATTATCGTAATAATGATTCTTCTATATATAATTGAGTATTCTTTATCGTTACGTGCCGAATGAAAGTGCATACCTCATCAATTTTATTCTTCTAGCTCAATATAATTCGATTTCATCTTTAAATAGAACGAAGTCACGAACTTACAGAAGAATAAATGAATATTGACTATTTACTATTAACTCTTTTTGAAGATATGGTCGATGACTTTTCTTAGGAGTATATTAGCTATCTTCAGTCATTTTCAACCAAGATTTACACTTAATTCCGTAATACTTTTTCAAAATGTAAAGGAATCCAGAATTTGCATCTTGACTTTGATGCctctaaaataaatattctaAAGTCATATTTTATAACAAAGCTGAGAAAACTAAACAATGTTAGCATTTCTAGAGGGATTTTGGTACctaattttatatactccctccgtctgttGATAGAAGTctcgtttttcattttagttcatCTGTGAATAGGAGTTacagttcacttttaccataaatggtaatagagtctcacattccattaatttGATGCAGTTATAGGAGATAAGACTTGAAGGctaagaaaattatattttgggttttatttatttcctagttaatagaattagtagatggaaaaatatagtagttggaaaaatattaattgtttttccttctacaaattaggttttccttttttgcttattttccttttagctATTTTTCTTTAAGTTTTATTTTCCATAAGTTTAGGATTTCCCTTTTGCCTATATAAAGGCTTCATTGTTGAGGTAAAAAGACAGACTTTGATTATTAATTCCACATTGAGTTTTTATACTCTTAAGTTCTCAATTTGTTGAGTTCTTTTTTACCAGTTCAGTCATTCTCATTTGCATTattcattctactcacatttcatttaaaactaatatatacaagtagtactcatattccactaatatttttccacccactttcttaacatttcttaataTTTTTGAGTGATTGTATATTGTATAAAcacttcttttatttttaagaaataaaatagattattttatcACACtgtatttatatttaatgattgttttacatatttaaatgtataagaaaaaaaataagtcaAAATGTCTTTTGTTTAAGTAGACTAATTATGGCGTCCTTCACTTAAAGCTAATACAATTAGTTCTTAACAAAAGAGAAATCATATTTAATGACCTAGATAGGCcttgactacctatcgcgaaaggttgtaATGTCAGTCCACATATTTCCAAGCTTTaatgaaataagatgacattagtGTGGTTTTCACTGAACGAATCTAACAGTGAGACGGGTCTTTATTGCTATTTACTAAAAGACATGGTCTAGATAACTAATTTTTCATAATCAAATGcattactttgatttatcaatatGTGCAGATTTTTTGAATCCAAAGACCTGATATTTAGGGTAATGTTGATCAATATCTAGTTGTACTATGATTGTATAGTGTCCCAAGTAAGTttggtttgataatgtcctcaagaggaatTTGAAATAAAGTTTTATATTATTCAGAAACTagctagttggaatttattccatgaataataactAAGTCTAATcttggaatttaattaattaaatctataacataatttaattagttaatggACATTGATATTTTAAGCGCgtgaaataattatatttaagagGAAACCCAAATTATGGACAACCAGTATTGTTTTACTGCAGTGGCTGATTATAAGATTCTATTTTAACCTAAATTAAACTATgactcaatttaattatttaaagtcaAATAGGTGTAGCTCAACAGCAAAcctccatagatctctgacAGAAccaacaataattttataaattggtGAATAGATGAGAGACATAGACACTTCTCTGCAAACTTTCGCTCCCCCCACCATACGTATGATGATAAGGAACAAAATTTGTACTCCCACTCCTTGTGGGATTATGTCTCTTCTCCATTCAAGACCTATATATTTTGAAAAACTTTACCCAAACTAAGAACAAAATACGAGTTTGAGATACAGTCAGAAGATCACTAGTTCAGTATTGAAGATTATTACATGGAGAATGAGCAAGTCATCTTTGATTCTTCGGAGAATCATTAAGGTATTAGATTCTTTTTGTAGAGTGCATGCTTATGGTTTTCCAATTAATTAAaagcataatttaatttaagttcTATGCAGTATACATGTTTATTTGTGTGAATAGATTTAGTCTAAATAATATGCTAAAGAGATCAAActgtgatttatttgtttttccaATGCATATAGCTCCCCCTTGTGTACAGtccaatttaaaattcaagtgCTGAGGTCGAAAAAATTGTTATTTATATATAGGTGCGTTCAATATTTATTGAGAGGTAAAATTCACGTTTGTGAAGACTTACTTTCTATTGggcaagaagaaagaagaaagaaggaaagaaaaattgaatattttaatgaagaacatagaGTAAATACACTAAATTACTCCTTATGGCCTTGAGGTTATTTCGTCTAAAAATATTTGAAACTGTGAAAAAGTAGGTTATATGATATTAAATCGAAGTTTATGTATC is part of the Salvia splendens isolate huo1 chromosome 6, SspV2, whole genome shotgun sequence genome and encodes:
- the LOC121806675 gene encoding protein LATERAL ORGAN BOUNDARIES-like, which encodes MASSTSSYNPPCAACKFLRRKCSPGCVFAPYFPPEEPHKFANVHKIFGASNVSKLLHDLLPHQRGDAVSSLAYEAEARVRDPVHGCVGAISFLQKQVDRLQKELDAANADLIRFAAGGGGGGGVFQTPNTYTFPYNYHSPWNTSYNPHGGRDI